In the Flagellimonas sp. HMM57 genome, one interval contains:
- a CDS encoding DegT/DnrJ/EryC1/StrS aminotransferase family protein: protein MNKIQMVDLKGQYEGIKNKVNASITEVLDSSAFINGPQVHEFQKELEAYLQVKHVIPCANGTDALQICMMGLGLQPGDEVITADFTFAATVEVIALLNLTPVLVDVEPDTFNIDIAAIEKAITPKTKAIVPVHLFGQCANMDAIMELAEKHGLYVIEDNAQAIGATHTFKNGKKQKAGTIGHVASTSFFPSKNLGCYGDGGAIFTNDDDLAHTIRGMVNHGMYKRYHHDVVGVNSRLDSIQAAVLRAKLPNLDNYNAKRREAAKKYSKAFNGHANIVTPKTVNDCDGICDTCDCHVFHQYTLRILNGKRDALVQHLNDNGVPCGVYYPIPLHRQKAYVDERYNEADFSVTNQLIEEVISLPMHTELDDEQIEFITSLVIDFVNQ from the coding sequence ATGAATAAAATACAGATGGTCGACCTTAAAGGTCAATACGAGGGCATTAAAAATAAGGTAAATGCTTCCATAACGGAAGTTTTGGATTCTTCAGCGTTTATAAACGGCCCACAGGTTCATGAGTTTCAAAAAGAGTTAGAAGCTTATTTACAGGTGAAACATGTCATTCCATGTGCAAACGGTACAGATGCACTCCAAATATGTATGATGGGACTTGGATTGCAACCCGGTGATGAGGTGATTACGGCTGATTTTACCTTTGCTGCAACTGTTGAGGTCATAGCACTGTTGAATCTTACTCCTGTATTGGTCGATGTTGAGCCAGATACGTTCAATATCGATATTGCGGCCATAGAAAAAGCAATTACGCCAAAAACAAAAGCCATTGTGCCGGTACACCTTTTTGGACAATGCGCCAATATGGACGCCATTATGGAGTTGGCAGAGAAACATGGGCTCTATGTTATTGAAGACAATGCACAGGCCATTGGTGCCACACATACATTTAAGAATGGAAAAAAGCAAAAGGCAGGCACTATAGGGCATGTGGCGTCTACCTCGTTCTTTCCGTCCAAAAATTTAGGATGTTATGGGGATGGGGGCGCTATTTTTACCAACGATGACGATTTGGCCCATACCATACGTGGAATGGTAAACCACGGAATGTACAAGAGATACCATCACGATGTGGTAGGCGTAAACTCACGATTGGACTCCATCCAAGCAGCTGTTTTGAGAGCGAAACTCCCGAATTTGGATAATTATAATGCTAAAAGACGGGAGGCTGCCAAAAAGTATTCCAAGGCGTTCAATGGACATGCCAACATTGTTACGCCCAAAACGGTTAATGATTGTGATGGTATATGCGATACATGCGATTGCCATGTTTTTCATCAATATACCCTAAGGATTCTAAACGGAAAAAGAGATGCATTGGTGCAACATTTGAATGATAATGGCGTTCCATGTGGTGTATATTATCCCATTCCCTTGCACAGACAAAAAGCATATGTGGATGAACGTTATAATGAAGCTGATTTCTCCGTAACGAACCAACTAATAGAAGAGGTAATTTCACTGCCGATGCACACTGAATTGGATGATGAACAGATTGAATTTATCACAAGCTTGGTAATTGATTTTGTAAACCAATAA
- a CDS encoding 3-deoxy-D-manno-octulosonic acid transferase — MKLFVSGRKEVFQKIETTVSDGDKYIWMHVASLGEYEQGLPILERIKSKYPSHKIALTFFSPSGYEVKKNTKVADIVIYLPMDTLYNAKRFLDSVNPEIALFIKYEIWPNYLFELKKRAIPTLLVSAIFSKRQIFFKAYGGFMRKSLESFSHFFVQNESSKQLLTSLNFENVSVGGDTRFDRVSEILKQDNVLDFMRDFKKNDFCFVAGSTWPEDEEILIDFINSSGKTIKYVIAPHTIKPSHIEKIQANLSKKSICYSSIGQENLSDYEVLIIDTIGLLTKIYSYADVAYVGGAFATGLHNTLEPAVYGIPVIIGPNYSGFREAEDLVDRGGIHVITDNTSFESLMNRFHTDTDFKNTTGNTNTEYIKENLGATELVMEFMHALL, encoded by the coding sequence ATGAAATTGTTCGTCTCTGGAAGAAAGGAGGTCTTTCAAAAAATTGAAACAACTGTTTCCGATGGGGACAAATATATTTGGATGCATGTAGCGTCTTTAGGGGAATATGAGCAAGGGCTTCCCATTTTAGAACGGATAAAATCCAAGTATCCATCCCATAAAATTGCACTTACCTTTTTCTCGCCATCAGGTTACGAGGTCAAGAAAAATACGAAAGTAGCGGACATCGTCATCTATCTACCAATGGATACCTTGTACAACGCAAAAAGATTTCTGGATAGTGTAAATCCAGAAATTGCCTTATTTATAAAGTATGAGATATGGCCCAATTACCTCTTTGAATTGAAAAAAAGAGCCATTCCAACACTATTGGTTTCAGCTATTTTTTCCAAAAGACAGATTTTTTTCAAAGCATATGGCGGGTTCATGCGAAAAAGTTTAGAGTCCTTCTCTCATTTCTTTGTTCAAAATGAATCCTCAAAACAACTATTGACCTCCTTAAATTTTGAAAATGTTTCCGTTGGTGGTGATACCCGTTTTGACAGAGTTTCTGAGATTTTAAAACAAGACAATGTCTTGGACTTTATGAGAGACTTTAAAAAAAATGATTTTTGCTTTGTTGCGGGGAGCACCTGGCCAGAAGATGAGGAAATACTTATTGACTTTATAAATTCCTCGGGGAAAACCATAAAATATGTAATCGCCCCTCACACCATAAAGCCTTCGCACATAGAAAAAATACAAGCGAATCTTTCCAAAAAGTCTATTTGCTATTCTAGTATTGGACAAGAAAACCTATCAGACTACGAGGTTCTCATAATAGATACTATTGGACTTTTGACAAAAATTTATAGTTATGCAGACGTGGCCTATGTAGGTGGAGCTTTTGCCACCGGACTCCACAATACCTTAGAACCAGCCGTATATGGCATCCCTGTTATCATAGGCCCTAATTATTCAGGATTTAGGGAGGCGGAAGATCTGGTCGATAGAGGCGGTATCCATGTAATCACAGACAATACATCATTCGAGAGCTTGATGAACCGCTTTCATACCGATACCGATTTTAAAAACACAACAGGGAACACAAACACAGAATATATCAAGGAGAATTTAGGTGCAACTGAACTTGTTATGGAGTTTATGCATGCGCTTCTTTGA
- a CDS encoding sugar porter family MFS transporter encodes MNNRIFRISLTAALAGFLFGFDTVVISGANLPIKELWDTTPLFHGIFIMSMALWGTVLGSLFGGVPCDKLGRKKTLIWIGVLYFVSALGSALAHDPYLFSFFRFIGGVGVGASSVAAPIYISEISTPDNRGKLGAMYQFNIVFGIFIAFISNYLLEGFGGTNDWRWMLGVEAIPALAYTVMVLSIPNSPRWLMMKRQDEDGALRTLEYISNKEVAIKRLNEIKEALGKSFSKDSLFSGKYNKQLLLAFFLAFFNQLSGINFILYYAPEILERAGLAAKESLFSSISIGIVNLIFTLVGIRLIDHLGRKQLMKIGSIGYIVSLAVVGWCFYSDASSTLLLSFILVFIASHAIGQGAVIWVFISEIFPNKVRASGQSWGTGTHWIFAAIITLVTPIFLDADKGIFKDNPWPIFLFFALMMVCQLAWVLFVMPETKGVSLEELGKKLSAKNTKSS; translated from the coding sequence ATGAACAACCGTATTTTTAGAATATCATTGACCGCCGCATTGGCGGGTTTTCTTTTTGGTTTTGACACTGTAGTCATCTCTGGCGCCAACCTACCCATTAAGGAACTTTGGGACACGACTCCATTGTTCCATGGAATTTTCATTATGAGCATGGCCTTGTGGGGTACCGTGCTTGGCTCATTATTTGGCGGTGTACCATGTGATAAACTAGGAAGAAAGAAAACATTGATATGGATTGGGGTCCTCTATTTTGTTTCCGCTTTGGGTTCAGCACTTGCCCATGACCCCTATCTTTTTTCTTTTTTTAGATTTATTGGAGGTGTTGGAGTCGGTGCTTCTTCGGTAGCTGCACCCATATATATATCAGAAATTTCAACTCCGGACAATCGTGGCAAACTGGGCGCCATGTACCAGTTTAATATTGTTTTTGGAATTTTCATTGCTTTTATTTCCAATTATTTATTAGAAGGATTTGGCGGTACAAATGATTGGCGCTGGATGTTGGGCGTAGAAGCAATTCCAGCACTGGCTTATACCGTTATGGTTTTGAGTATCCCCAACAGTCCAAGATGGTTGATGATGAAACGACAAGATGAAGATGGTGCCCTTAGGACTCTGGAATATATCTCCAACAAAGAAGTAGCCATTAAAAGATTGAATGAAATAAAAGAAGCTCTGGGAAAGAGCTTTTCCAAGGATAGTTTATTTTCAGGAAAGTACAACAAACAATTGTTGCTAGCGTTTTTCCTGGCCTTCTTCAATCAACTATCAGGAATAAACTTTATTCTTTATTACGCCCCCGAAATTTTGGAGCGTGCTGGATTGGCAGCTAAGGAATCACTTTTTAGTTCTATTTCCATAGGAATTGTCAATTTGATTTTTACGCTAGTCGGTATTCGCTTGATTGATCACTTGGGTCGAAAACAGCTCATGAAAATAGGCTCAATAGGCTATATTGTAAGTTTGGCAGTAGTTGGATGGTGTTTCTATAGTGATGCAAGTTCAACCTTACTACTTTCATTCATTTTGGTTTTTATTGCTTCGCATGCTATTGGACAAGGTGCTGTGATCTGGGTTTTTATTTCCGAAATATTCCCGAACAAAGTACGCGCATCCGGCCAATCTTGGGGTACGGGAACCCATTGGATTTTTGCAGCAATCATTACTTTGGTAACGCCCATTTTCTTGGATGCTGACAAAGGAATTTTCAAAGACAATCCTTGGCCTATCTTTTTATTCTTTGCTTTAATGATGGTTTGCCAACTGGCATGGGTGCTATTCGTTATGCCGGAAACAAAAGGGGTTTCTTTAGAAGAGTTGGGCAAAAAATTAAGTGCTAAAAACACGAAGTCCAGCTAG
- a CDS encoding HPF/RaiA family ribosome-associated protein: MVVNIQYQKMKTSESLNEILFKKLDKLGEKYSWVIKANVLFKLENDRTGEESKICEIELSAPGPRLFAKSKTDNFEKSMAETIHELNKQLEKRQGVFIRH, translated from the coding sequence ATGGTAGTGAATATTCAATATCAAAAAATGAAAACCAGTGAATCCTTGAACGAGATCTTGTTCAAAAAGCTAGATAAGTTGGGGGAAAAATACAGCTGGGTCATAAAGGCCAACGTCCTTTTTAAACTGGAAAATGACAGAACGGGAGAAGAAAGCAAGATATGCGAAATTGAATTAAGTGCCCCTGGACCACGTCTTTTTGCAAAATCCAAAACGGATAACTTTGAAAAATCAATGGCAGAAACCATTCATGAACTGAACAAGCAGCTAGAGAAAAGGCAAGGCGTATTTATTAGACATTAG
- a CDS encoding ATP-dependent 6-phosphofructokinase — protein sequence MSNKNKFKIESLGEPKFKSPLQLSTVRGDNIFSFIKEDDKLVYDLSLENYNQCLKNSEAPQCLEKAGPRQNVFFEPSKSTAAIVTCGGLCPGINNVIRGVVMALHYFYDIKRVIGIPYGYEGLIPEMGHGFVELSPEKVRDVHQFGGTFLGSSRGGQDVSKMVDTLVENKVDMLFAIGGDGTLKGVNAIGEEIQKRNENISVVGIPKTIDNDIDLIDESFGFETAFDVASPILRDAHNEAAGAFNGISIVKLMGRDSGFIAASAALAMPVVNFVLIPEMDFTLEGENGFLAVLKERLDRKKHAVIVVAEGAGQHLFEGENTVKDASGNVKHEDIGIFLKDKIAEHFVDFPVTIKYIDPSYIIRSAPANSSDSVYCSRLAYHAVHGAMAGKTKFVVSTVNNRFVYAPIVEVTKKRKKIDLESEFWFSVLQSTGQPFSIK from the coding sequence GTGAGTAACAAGAATAAATTTAAGATTGAAAGTCTAGGTGAACCTAAATTTAAATCTCCCCTTCAGCTAAGTACTGTTAGGGGAGATAATATTTTTAGTTTTATCAAGGAAGATGATAAATTGGTATACGACCTCTCCTTGGAGAATTACAACCAATGTCTAAAAAATAGTGAAGCGCCTCAGTGTTTAGAAAAGGCGGGCCCACGACAAAATGTTTTTTTTGAACCAAGTAAATCGACAGCGGCTATCGTTACTTGTGGCGGATTGTGCCCAGGAATCAATAATGTCATACGCGGTGTGGTAATGGCACTCCATTACTTTTACGATATAAAAAGAGTAATCGGAATACCGTATGGCTATGAAGGCCTTATTCCCGAAATGGGCCATGGTTTTGTTGAACTCAGTCCAGAAAAAGTTAGGGACGTCCATCAATTTGGAGGAACCTTCCTAGGGTCTTCTCGTGGTGGCCAAGATGTCTCAAAAATGGTAGATACCCTTGTAGAAAACAAGGTAGATATGTTGTTTGCCATAGGCGGTGACGGAACTTTAAAAGGAGTAAATGCCATAGGTGAAGAAATCCAAAAAAGAAATGAGAACATCAGTGTGGTGGGAATACCCAAAACCATAGATAACGATATTGATTTGATAGACGAATCTTTTGGTTTTGAAACTGCTTTTGATGTGGCAAGTCCAATCTTACGGGATGCTCATAATGAAGCCGCGGGTGCGTTTAACGGAATTTCCATCGTCAAACTTATGGGACGGGACAGTGGATTTATAGCGGCGTCTGCGGCCTTGGCCATGCCTGTCGTAAACTTTGTGCTTATACCCGAAATGGATTTTACTTTAGAAGGAGAAAATGGATTTTTAGCGGTTCTTAAAGAACGTTTGGACCGTAAAAAGCATGCTGTTATTGTAGTTGCTGAAGGTGCGGGCCAGCATCTCTTTGAAGGTGAAAATACGGTCAAGGATGCATCTGGAAATGTAAAGCATGAGGATATCGGTATCTTTTTAAAAGATAAGATTGCAGAACATTTTGTGGATTTCCCCGTAACCATAAAATACATAGATCCCAGTTACATTATTAGAAGTGCACCTGCAAACTCTAGTGATAGTGTCTATTGCAGCAGATTGGCGTACCATGCTGTACATGGAGCCATGGCGGGAAAGACTAAATTTGTTGTTAGTACCGTGAACAATAGATTTGTTTATGCACCTATAGTAGAAGTCACAAAAAAACGGAAGAAAATAGATTTGGAGAGTGAGTTTTGGTTCTCCGTTTTACAGAGTACGGGTCAACCTTTTTCAATTAAATAG
- the pckA gene encoding phosphoenolpyruvate carboxykinase (ATP), with product MKAIIRETKELEKYGIKNARVHWNLDPETLQKITVEKDMGTETENGTLSINTGKFTGRSPKDRFLVKDDYTKDRVWWGRINKPISPDNFKKLYDEITKYLSNKEVYARDAAVCSHPDYTMNVRTVTEFPWSNYFVKNMFLRLSDEELKDFEEEWLVLCAPGYEAPNPEEFGIIAGNFSILDFTRKVALVGGSEYPGEIKKGIFSALNLILPVDKNVLPMHCSANVGEKEDTAIFFGLSGTGKTTLSADPDRKLIGDDEHGWTAENIIFNFEGGCYAKVIDLTEEKEPDIYRAIRPGALLENVVFKEGTREVDYFDSSITQNTRVSYPIDHIDNIQKPSYASNPKNIFFLTCDAFGVLPPMSKLTSGQAAYHFISGYTAKVAGTEAGINEPVPSFSACFGEPFMPLHPAVYAEMLSKKMTEAGVNVWLVNTGWSGGPYGVGSRIKLKYTRAMISAALEGKLDDVDFDAHPVFGLHMPKYCPGVPTEILDPMNTWLQKGAYVSKAIQLAHSFHINFDKFASQASEEILNGGPLIDSHHSLDDHF from the coding sequence ATGAAAGCTATTATCAGAGAGACAAAAGAATTGGAAAAGTATGGAATTAAGAATGCCAGAGTACATTGGAACTTAGATCCTGAAACCCTTCAAAAAATTACCGTAGAAAAGGATATGGGCACCGAAACCGAAAATGGTACACTATCCATAAATACAGGTAAGTTTACAGGGCGTTCGCCCAAAGATCGTTTTTTGGTAAAAGATGACTATACCAAAGATAGGGTATGGTGGGGTAGAATCAATAAGCCAATTTCACCAGATAACTTTAAAAAACTCTATGACGAAATAACTAAATATCTTTCTAATAAAGAGGTTTATGCAAGGGATGCCGCTGTGTGCTCTCATCCAGATTATACTATGAATGTTCGTACGGTTACTGAATTTCCATGGTCCAACTACTTCGTCAAAAACATGTTTTTAAGACTTTCTGATGAAGAACTGAAAGACTTTGAAGAAGAATGGCTGGTACTTTGTGCGCCTGGATACGAAGCGCCTAATCCAGAGGAGTTCGGAATTATTGCTGGAAATTTCTCTATCCTTGATTTTACGCGTAAAGTCGCCTTGGTTGGTGGGTCGGAGTATCCTGGTGAAATAAAAAAAGGAATTTTTTCTGCATTGAACTTAATATTGCCCGTTGATAAGAACGTCTTGCCCATGCACTGTTCTGCAAACGTTGGCGAAAAAGAGGATACCGCAATTTTCTTTGGCTTATCAGGTACTGGAAAAACGACCTTATCCGCAGATCCCGATAGAAAATTGATAGGAGATGATGAACATGGTTGGACGGCTGAAAACATCATTTTTAATTTTGAAGGCGGTTGTTATGCAAAGGTTATTGATTTAACTGAAGAAAAAGAACCAGATATCTATAGGGCGATTAGACCTGGAGCGTTATTAGAAAATGTAGTTTTTAAAGAAGGAACCAGAGAAGTGGATTATTTTGATAGTTCCATAACCCAAAATACGAGGGTAAGTTATCCAATCGACCATATTGATAACATTCAAAAACCTTCGTATGCATCGAACCCAAAAAATATCTTTTTCTTAACGTGCGATGCCTTTGGTGTTTTGCCTCCAATGTCTAAATTAACATCTGGTCAAGCCGCATATCACTTTATTTCTGGATATACTGCTAAGGTAGCTGGTACGGAAGCCGGTATTAATGAGCCAGTACCATCGTTCTCGGCATGTTTTGGAGAGCCTTTCATGCCATTGCATCCAGCCGTTTATGCTGAAATGTTAAGCAAGAAGATGACTGAAGCAGGAGTCAATGTTTGGCTCGTTAACACTGGATGGAGCGGAGGTCCTTACGGAGTTGGGTCAAGAATAAAGTTAAAGTATACCAGAGCAATGATATCTGCGGCCTTGGAAGGTAAATTGGATGATGTGGATTTTGATGCCCATCCTGTTTTTGGGTTGCATATGCCAAAGTATTGTCCCGGGGTACCAACAGAAATATTAGATCCTATGAACACGTGGTTGCAAAAAGGAGCATATGTTAGTAAAGCCATTCAATTGGCACACTCGTTCCACATTAACTTTGATAAATTTGCAAGTCAAGCCTCAGAGGAAATCCTTAACGGTGGTCCACTAATTGATTCACATCATAGTTTGGATGACCATTTTTAA
- a CDS encoding DUF4914 family protein encodes MTEMEMTLEKLPVGSIKELEDLLEVAPSVTVARNAQELVELAAGGKESNFHEVRFDLPDGRSYLEAEVARTKNGIAANYTEAYMRRRDPDCMVIADDLPTDKPTFEKRFGYAFDSLREETFEWLKTQDLAMFYFNAGQPGMGYAAVAIIPANTGFFGLGLALLQGILDPDKLPEDFAPEAVIYAAPPFRHTHFEGKQVVVHNRIPGKYEMFAYNLYPGPSAKKGVYGMLIGKGEDEGWVTAHCSTVRVITPYDNVITMMHEGASGGGKSEMLQLPHRKSDGSLLLGKNVLTGEERTIELPRTCDLEPVTDDMALCHPNLQKDKKKLWLEDAEDAWFVRVDHIDEYGKDTMLEKITAQPKNPLLFLNIEAVPGGHAMIWDHKEDEPGVPCPNPRVILPRESVPGVYSKPVKVDIRSIGFRTPPCTMENPNYGIVGMMHILPPALAWLWRLVAPRGHANPSIIQTKGIGSEGVGSYWPFATGKKVKQANLLLEQIQNTPKVKYILTPNQHIGAWKTSFMPQWISREYLARRGNANFSPHRLSASRCSLLGYAMNTMKVEGRQIPKWFLKVEYQEEVGKEAYDQGAKILYDFFIQTLAQFQDDTLNPLGRRIIECCLDNGSVEDYERIFNS; translated from the coding sequence ATGACCGAAATGGAAATGACCCTAGAAAAGCTCCCGGTTGGTAGCATTAAGGAACTAGAAGACTTGCTGGAAGTAGCACCAAGTGTTACTGTTGCAAGAAATGCACAGGAATTGGTAGAGCTGGCCGCTGGCGGTAAAGAGAGCAACTTTCATGAAGTGCGATTCGATTTGCCAGATGGGCGCAGCTATCTTGAAGCTGAAGTGGCCCGTACAAAAAATGGTATTGCAGCCAACTATACCGAAGCATACATGCGTCGACGCGATCCAGACTGTATGGTGATAGCTGATGATCTGCCCACAGATAAACCTACCTTTGAAAAACGGTTTGGTTATGCTTTTGATTCGCTAAGGGAAGAAACATTTGAATGGCTGAAAACACAGGATTTGGCAATGTTTTATTTTAATGCCGGCCAACCTGGCATGGGGTATGCTGCAGTAGCTATCATTCCCGCCAATACAGGTTTTTTTGGACTGGGACTGGCCCTTTTACAAGGCATACTTGATCCAGATAAACTACCTGAAGATTTTGCGCCAGAAGCAGTAATATATGCTGCCCCACCTTTTCGCCATACCCATTTTGAAGGAAAACAAGTCGTGGTACACAACAGAATACCGGGTAAATACGAAATGTTCGCATACAATTTATATCCAGGGCCAAGTGCTAAAAAAGGTGTATACGGAATGTTGATCGGTAAAGGGGAAGATGAAGGTTGGGTTACTGCTCACTGTTCTACAGTACGTGTTATTACACCTTATGACAATGTGATAACCATGATGCACGAAGGAGCAAGTGGTGGTGGTAAAAGTGAAATGCTGCAACTGCCCCACCGAAAGTCAGATGGTAGTCTGTTATTGGGTAAGAATGTGCTCACTGGTGAAGAGCGTACAATAGAACTTCCAAGAACCTGTGATCTAGAACCTGTAACCGATGATATGGCGTTGTGCCATCCTAATCTTCAAAAAGATAAGAAGAAGTTATGGCTAGAGGATGCGGAAGACGCTTGGTTCGTCCGTGTTGACCATATTGATGAATATGGGAAGGATACCATGCTTGAAAAAATCACGGCACAACCGAAAAATCCTTTACTGTTTTTAAATATAGAAGCTGTTCCGGGTGGACATGCAATGATTTGGGATCATAAGGAAGATGAACCAGGAGTGCCCTGTCCAAATCCAAGGGTGATTTTACCACGTGAATCTGTACCGGGCGTATACTCCAAACCGGTAAAGGTCGATATCAGGAGCATTGGTTTCCGAACACCACCTTGTACCATGGAAAACCCAAATTATGGAATTGTTGGTATGATGCACATCTTGCCTCCGGCATTGGCTTGGCTATGGCGTTTGGTAGCACCTAGAGGGCATGCAAATCCTAGTATTATCCAGACCAAAGGTATTGGTAGTGAAGGTGTAGGTAGTTATTGGCCATTTGCCACAGGTAAAAAAGTAAAACAAGCCAATCTATTGCTCGAGCAAATACAAAATACCCCAAAGGTGAAGTACATTCTCACGCCAAATCAGCATATTGGTGCTTGGAAAACAAGCTTTATGCCGCAATGGATTAGCCGTGAATATCTTGCACGTAGAGGTAACGCAAACTTTTCCCCGCATAGACTAAGCGCTTCTAGATGCAGCCTATTGGGTTATGCCATGAATACCATGAAAGTTGAAGGACGGCAAATTCCAAAATGGTTTCTAAAAGTGGAATATCAGGAAGAAGTTGGAAAAGAAGCATATGATCAAGGTGCTAAAATATTGTATGATTTCTTTATCCAGACACTGGCACAGTTTCAAGATGATACATTGAACCCATTGGGCAGACGTATAATTGAATGTTGTTTGGACAATGGTTCAGTAGAAGATTACGAACGAATATTTAACTCTTAA
- a CDS encoding SLC13 family permease: MLTLLVILGITITLFVWGKFQPDVVALMSMLSLYLTGILNVSETLGGFSNTTVIMIAALFIIGEGLSRTGWTALAGQRFVSWAGKSVPKLLVIVTLGASVLSGFVSNTGTVAALLPVTVSAAWSAGTLPSKLLMPVAFGSNTGGLLTLTGTPPNIIASNTLIENNLEGFSFFEFGLIGLPLLIIAIVYFRYIGYRLLPKRQTNERPADIDAEMHKWISNYSIGDNLYRLRIRSMSPLINTKIGDWDFEGTHKVVVMRLKRRHPSPLKKRVPQFVELPEPDTEMRYHDIITVKGTPEAVDKLVLKFSLGVIPTPAEMDTLKNELINQEVGMAEMLLTPNSIFVGRTINLGNYLKRAGVQLLAASRNNRPLSGKIKMEAGDAFVIRGPWENIETLKSLYENVVISGSPEALSKNVATLSTRSYIAMGTLILMILLLVFKVFPGAIAALICAGIMLLTRCVPISKAYKGISWTSVVMIAAMIPMGTALQKTGVAEMAANGLVDMLGSIHPTVLLGGIFLLTTAFSQTINNSATAVLMAPIALLAATSLGVSPKPYLITVAISASTAFLTPVGTTTNAMVMSSGGYKFIDYIRVGGPLLLLFFIATILIVPLVWSF; this comes from the coding sequence ATGTTAACACTACTCGTAATACTAGGTATTACAATTACTTTGTTTGTCTGGGGGAAATTTCAACCAGATGTTGTGGCACTAATGTCAATGTTGTCGCTTTATTTGACAGGGATACTTAATGTTAGTGAGACCCTTGGTGGTTTTAGTAACACCACGGTAATCATGATAGCCGCACTGTTCATTATTGGTGAGGGATTATCGAGAACTGGTTGGACGGCTCTGGCCGGTCAGCGTTTTGTAAGCTGGGCTGGTAAAAGCGTGCCAAAATTACTGGTCATTGTTACATTGGGCGCCAGCGTTCTTTCAGGCTTTGTTAGTAATACAGGAACGGTTGCAGCTTTACTTCCGGTAACTGTTTCAGCAGCTTGGAGTGCAGGGACACTGCCATCAAAATTATTAATGCCGGTAGCGTTTGGTTCAAATACAGGTGGATTATTGACCTTAACGGGTACACCGCCAAACATTATAGCGAGCAATACACTTATTGAGAATAATCTTGAAGGGTTCTCATTCTTCGAATTTGGTCTTATAGGTTTGCCATTGCTGATTATCGCCATCGTTTATTTCAGATACATAGGATATCGATTATTGCCCAAAAGGCAGACCAATGAAAGGCCTGCGGATATTGATGCAGAAATGCACAAATGGATTTCAAACTATAGTATTGGGGACAATTTATATCGACTGAGAATTCGATCTATGTCTCCTTTGATAAACACTAAAATTGGAGATTGGGATTTTGAAGGCACCCATAAGGTAGTTGTTATGCGTTTAAAGCGAAGGCACCCAAGCCCGCTCAAAAAAAGAGTGCCACAATTTGTAGAGCTTCCCGAACCTGATACGGAAATGCGGTATCATGATATCATTACCGTGAAGGGAACGCCTGAGGCAGTCGATAAATTGGTCTTAAAATTTAGTTTGGGCGTCATTCCAACACCTGCGGAAATGGACACGTTAAAAAACGAATTGATCAATCAAGAAGTAGGTATGGCAGAAATGCTATTGACACCAAACTCTATTTTCGTAGGTAGGACCATAAACTTGGGAAATTATTTAAAAAGGGCTGGGGTCCAATTGCTGGCCGCATCAAGAAATAACAGACCACTTTCGGGTAAGATAAAAATGGAAGCAGGTGATGCTTTTGTAATACGAGGTCCTTGGGAAAACATAGAAACCTTAAAGTCGCTATACGAGAATGTGGTTATTTCTGGTAGTCCTGAAGCACTCTCCAAAAATGTTGCTACACTCAGCACAAGAAGCTACATAGCTATGGGAACTCTTATCTTAATGATATTGCTCTTAGTGTTTAAAGTGTTCCCCGGCGCGATAGCTGCGCTCATTTGTGCGGGAATTATGTTGTTGACACGATGCGTACCTATATCAAAAGCATATAAAGGTATTAGCTGGACAAGTGTTGTTATGATTGCCGCTATGATACCCATGGGGACTGCTCTTCAAAAGACAGGGGTCGCCGAAATGGCAGCTAATGGATTAGTGGATATGTTGGGGAGCATACATCCAACAGTTCTTCTGGGCGGTATTTTTTTACTGACGACGGCGTTTAGCCAAACCATTAATAATTCTGCCACTGCAGTGCTCATGGCACCAATAGCTTTATTGGCGGCAACATCATTGGGTGTTTCTCCAAAGCCATATTTAATTACGGTTGCCATAAGCGCTTCAACAGCATTTTTAACTCCTGTAGGTACTACCACAAATGCCATGGTAATGTCTTCTGGGGGATATAAGTTTATTGACTATATCAGGGTAGGTGGACCGTTATTGCTGCTGTTTTTTATAGCAACGATATTGATAGTGCCGTTGGTTTGGAGTTTTTGA